A window of Brevibacterium ihuae contains these coding sequences:
- a CDS encoding HAD domain-containing protein, which yields MTHEDSARRRARRATLFLDVDGVLNSFPVTGARFYRERRRKAHAWNYELHYRPSVIRRLERLVETRLLDLVWLSTWSDRCTTELEPTLGFRGTYPVIPMPDDSYNRFAGDPASWWKAHAVEAWLAEHPDERAVWVDDDLAAPVTYAYFTETYPDRLLLIAPEFRRGLTSEHLRRILAFTYPRPRSGPGSTRLLSTRRTPAPGTGVRPEPASSAARTGRSGSAVVAPEGIGRRVHGKDES from the coding sequence ATGACACACGAGGACTCCGCACGCCGACGTGCGCGCCGGGCGACCCTGTTCCTCGACGTCGACGGGGTCCTCAACTCCTTCCCCGTCACCGGAGCGCGCTTCTACCGCGAACGGCGCCGGAAGGCCCATGCCTGGAACTACGAGCTCCACTACCGTCCGTCCGTCATCCGGCGCCTCGAGCGCCTCGTCGAGACCCGTCTGCTCGACCTCGTGTGGCTCTCGACCTGGTCCGACCGATGCACCACCGAGCTCGAACCGACCCTCGGATTCCGCGGCACGTACCCGGTCATCCCGATGCCCGACGACTCGTACAACCGCTTCGCCGGGGATCCCGCGAGCTGGTGGAAGGCGCACGCCGTCGAGGCCTGGCTCGCCGAGCACCCGGACGAGCGCGCCGTGTGGGTCGACGACGACCTCGCAGCCCCGGTGACCTACGCCTACTTCACCGAGACCTATCCGGACCGCCTCCTCCTCATCGCCCCGGAGTTCCGGCGGGGACTGACCTCCGAACATCTCCGGCGGATCCTCGCCTTCACGTATCCGCGGCCGAGGTCCGGGCCGGGCAGCACCCGGCTGCTGAGCACCCGCCGCACCCCTGCCCCCGGCACCGGCGTGAGACCCGAGCCGGCATCCTCCGCCGCGCGCACCGGCCGCTCCGGTTCCGCTGTCGTCGCACCCGAGGGCATCGGCCGCCGGGTCCACGGAAAGGACGAGTCATGA
- a CDS encoding MetQ/NlpA family ABC transporter substrate-binding protein, translating to MNSSSPRSTDTAGSPSSTQSAIQDRIAQQRAGRRRGMIIAAIIAVLALVAVGVFVLTQRSGDSAGAGGAGELTRLRIGDTAQSDYQDAIVEVGRENGLDLEFINFDDPYLPNTALLEGEVDANAFQHIAWLSSFNSENDSDITPLFSTNISQWGLYSSTVDDVEELPDGARIAMPDDPSNFSRALFILQSAGLLEISDEEGFYPTEEQITANPKNIEFTRLAHESVQTAYEDPSVDGVVVGTDDFDPALGITVDDALQAEDPEAASSVPYTIIVATMPDRAEEPVWEQLEATYRDQRVIDAFNEEKRGQASYVERPREDLLDALEELDGARAS from the coding sequence ATGAACTCCTCCTCCCCCCGTTCGACGGACACCGCCGGCTCCCCGAGCTCGACGCAGTCGGCCATCCAGGATCGGATCGCGCAGCAGCGCGCCGGACGCCGCCGCGGCATGATCATCGCCGCGATCATCGCGGTGCTCGCCCTCGTGGCCGTCGGCGTCTTCGTCCTCACCCAGCGCTCGGGCGACTCCGCGGGTGCCGGTGGGGCAGGCGAGCTCACCAGGCTGCGGATCGGGGACACCGCGCAGAGCGACTACCAGGACGCCATCGTCGAGGTCGGGCGGGAGAACGGCCTCGACCTCGAGTTCATCAACTTCGACGACCCCTACCTGCCGAACACCGCTCTGCTCGAGGGCGAGGTCGACGCGAACGCGTTCCAGCACATCGCGTGGCTCAGCTCGTTCAACAGCGAGAACGACTCCGACATCACGCCGCTGTTCTCGACGAACATCTCCCAGTGGGGTCTGTACTCCTCCACCGTCGACGACGTCGAGGAGCTCCCGGACGGGGCGCGGATCGCGATGCCGGACGACCCGTCGAACTTTTCGCGCGCGCTCTTCATCCTGCAGAGCGCCGGACTGCTCGAGATCAGCGACGAGGAGGGCTTCTACCCCACCGAGGAGCAGATCACCGCGAACCCCAAGAACATCGAGTTCACCCGGCTCGCCCACGAATCCGTGCAGACCGCGTACGAGGACCCGTCCGTGGACGGCGTCGTCGTCGGCACCGATGACTTCGACCCCGCGCTCGGCATCACCGTCGACGATGCGCTCCAGGCCGAGGACCCCGAAGCGGCCTCCTCGGTCCCGTACACGATCATCGTCGCCACGATGCCCGACCGCGCCGAGGAGCCCGTGTGGGAGCAGCTCGAGGCGACGTACCGCGATCAGCGGGTCATCGATGCGTTCAACGAGGAGAAGCGCGGACAGGCGTCCTACGTCGAGCGGCCGCGCGAGGACCTGCTCGACGCGCTCGAGGAGCTCGACGGGGCCCGCGCATCGTGA
- a CDS encoding HdeD family acid-resistance protein, with amino-acid sequence MTPLPPSAPFDPAAALRRMRTTIVIQGVLSVLAGLVMAVWPDVALLVLVLLLAAWLIADGLIAIARWIGARGRSTSSWPLLRGGLALLIGVIVLLLPRESAGVIAVIAGLWALALGTLTVFGALTLRRLGGPLWWGLLLVGGLGVVVGLVLLFDPAAGIVSVLWLVAAFLILMGIASIVLGIRVGRALGPVADGERRFGPTLAFGGPGSPAARPGGFTTDPSDPARPGWIPGSLADDEDPPSRRKRNDRDDRGDQGPRDDRGPRGEG; translated from the coding sequence ATGACTCCCCTCCCGCCGTCCGCACCGTTCGACCCGGCCGCCGCACTGCGCCGGATGCGCACGACGATCGTCATCCAGGGCGTGCTCTCGGTGCTCGCCGGGCTCGTCATGGCCGTGTGGCCGGACGTCGCGCTGCTCGTGCTCGTGCTCCTCCTCGCCGCGTGGCTCATCGCCGACGGACTCATCGCGATCGCCCGGTGGATCGGGGCCCGAGGCCGGTCGACGTCCTCCTGGCCGCTCCTCCGCGGCGGCCTCGCGCTCCTCATCGGCGTCATCGTGCTCCTCCTGCCGCGCGAGTCCGCCGGGGTCATCGCGGTCATCGCCGGGCTGTGGGCGCTGGCCCTCGGGACGCTCACGGTGTTCGGCGCTCTCACGCTGCGCCGCCTGGGCGGACCGCTGTGGTGGGGGCTCCTGCTCGTCGGCGGCCTCGGGGTCGTCGTCGGACTCGTCCTGCTGTTCGATCCGGCGGCAGGGATCGTGTCGGTGCTCTGGCTCGTCGCCGCATTCCTCATCCTCATGGGGATCGCCTCGATCGTCCTCGGCATCCGCGTGGGACGCGCGCTCGGCCCGGTCGCCGACGGCGAGCGGAGGTTCGGCCCGACCCTGGCCTTCGGCGGCCCGGGCTCGCCCGCCGCCCGCCCAGGCGGGTTCACAACCGACCCCTCGGATCCCGCCCGTCCCGGATGGATCCCCGGCAGCCTCGCCGATGACGAGGATCCGCCCAGCCGCCGAAAACGCAACGATCGCGATGATCGGGGCGATCAGGGTCCGCGGGACGATCGGGGTCCGCGCGGCGAGGGGTGA
- a CDS encoding glutamate racemase: protein MTRPSTPLVGFIDSGLGLVDFADAFHRLVPHADLLLSMDPDWMPYGALDAAVVAERIVESAQVFSPWEPDAVVIACNTGSVHGLAPLRRTLEPGTPVIGTVPAIKSAADAGEPFAVWATKATTASEYQRGLIAEFAADAEVHPVACAGLAEAIDSAELAAVDAAIDAAIAATPDHVESIVLGCTHYGLVEDRIRARRPHTRALYDSPNAVARQTARRLGLDPDDPALAAGLGRGTEGRVLATYMSGRRAALPDTLDAYPAGLRLRRIEVIG, encoded by the coding sequence ATGACACGCCCCAGCACCCCGCTCGTCGGTTTCATCGACTCGGGCCTCGGCCTCGTCGATTTCGCCGACGCCTTCCACCGTCTCGTGCCGCACGCCGACCTCCTCCTCTCCATGGACCCCGACTGGATGCCCTACGGGGCGCTCGATGCCGCCGTGGTCGCGGAGCGGATCGTCGAGTCGGCCCAGGTGTTCAGCCCGTGGGAGCCCGATGCCGTCGTCATCGCGTGCAACACCGGGTCTGTCCACGGGCTCGCTCCGCTCCGCCGGACGCTCGAGCCCGGCACCCCGGTGATCGGCACCGTGCCGGCGATCAAGTCCGCCGCGGACGCCGGGGAGCCGTTCGCGGTCTGGGCCACCAAGGCCACCACTGCGAGCGAGTACCAGCGCGGTCTCATCGCGGAGTTCGCCGCCGACGCCGAGGTGCATCCGGTCGCGTGCGCCGGCCTCGCCGAGGCCATCGACTCCGCCGAGCTCGCCGCCGTCGACGCCGCGATCGATGCCGCGATCGCCGCCACCCCGGATCATGTCGAGTCGATCGTGCTCGGCTGCACCCACTACGGCCTCGTCGAGGACCGGATCCGCGCCCGGCGCCCGCACACCCGTGCGCTCTACGACTCACCGAACGCCGTCGCGCGCCAGACCGCACGGCGGCTGGGGCTCGATCCGGATGATCCCGCGCTCGCCGCGGGGCTCGGACGGGGCACCGAGGGACGGGTCCTCGCGACGTACATGTCCGGCCGGCGGGCCGCGCTGCCTGACACCCTCGACGCCTACCCCGCCGGACTGCGGCTGCGCCGGATCGAGGTGATCGGATGA